CAATATATCCCGGAGCGAATGCATTCACATTGACTCCTTTTGAAGCCCATTCATTGGAGAACGCTTTTACAAGAGAGCCTATTGCTCCTTTGGATGCTGCATATCCTGGAACATTAATTCCTCCCTGAAATGTCAGGAGAGAAGCTGTAAATATGATTTTCCCGGACCCTCTTGCCACCATTTCTTTTCCGATTTCCCGGGTCAGTATAAATTGTGCATTTTGATTGATTTCGATAATCTCATCCCAGTATTCATCCGGGTGTTCTGCGACTGGTTTTCGCAGAATATTACCAGCATTATTAAAAAGAATATCAATCTGCGGATGTTCTGCTTTGACCTTTTCAATAAAAGCATAAAGGTCTTTTCTGTTGGAAAAGTCTGTCTGATATGCACTGAATTTTCTTCCGATAGCTTTAACGGATTTTTCTACAGCAGAGTCCTGCAGTTCCAGAGATGCAGATACTCCTATAATATCTGCTCCAGCCTCTGCAAGTGCTTCGGCTATGGCTTTTCCGATACCTCTTTTACAGCCTGTTACGATAGCTGTTTTCCCTGTCAGGTCAAACATTTGGGTTATGGACATAGTATATATCTTTAAAAGTTGTATGCTGATAACACTTCTGATGCTGTTATTTCAGTGTTACCTTTAGCGGTGCGCTAATATTTTGTTGTTGCTGCTTTATGTAATCAAACCATTCCTGTGCTGTTGTGATTTTTCCGGCTCTATCCCAGGCAGCACCGTTATAATAAACAAATTTCTTATTTCCCGGAATAGTCGTGTGTACCAGAAACTGTTTAGGATCCTTTGTATCTAACGTTATTTTATCTTTTCCGAACAATACAGCCGTGCCGGTAGTTCCCTTATCAGCTAGTGTAGGCTCCCAATATGCAAGACTGTTGTCTGCAAATTGATAAGCTGGTATTTCTTCACCTCTGCGGGATAGTCCTATTACTACAGCTGTGGAAGATTTCTTATTGTTTTTCAGCTCTACCTGTATTTTATTGAGCTGAGAACCTGCATCAATAGATATTGTTTTGGAGATTTCAATCGTGTTTCCTTCTATTTCCTGAGGTTCGAATATCAATTTGAATGTCGACCGGATAGGGCCATTGTCCAGCACTTCAAATTTGCGGTAATGTTTGGTAAACTTTATGTTTCCATTGACAAATAAGGCCAGATCACCGACGCCTAACGTCTGACCTACTGAATAATAGTCCAGACCTTTTCCATGATCTGCATGATAATCGCCTGTCTTGTACCATTCATTAATAACCAGTTCGGATGTTCTTTTTGACCAAAAATCGAAACCTTGTGCATCTTCACTTGTGCCTTCTAATGCTTTGCCGTAAGCTCTGTATGCCGCAATATCATTTTCCCAGGCAAAATCATCCTTCCGCTCAGGGACATACCTTGCATAGGTCCGTGCCTGAAAAGCAGATGCTTTTTGAGGTTTTACCGTTAAAGTCAGTTCCTGTTGTTTACCAACGTTGACTTCCACCAGAACGTTCTGTGGAGAAGACTGTCCCAGCTTTTCAAGTTGATGTGCAACTTCAGAACCGTCAGCTGCATTGACAATCGTAAAGACGGAATCTACTTTAAAATGCTTTGTGAACGAGGAATAAGGTATACTTATCAGTTCATGACGGGAATGATTACCCGGATTTTTAACTACAATTTTTTGCTGTGCGGATAAAGAATTTGCAAGCGCAAGAGCTACAAAAGCAGCTATGAATGTCTTTTTCATCTTTCTTTATTTTAAGTCGTTTATTGCCACTTTGTCCATATCATCATAGTCCAGGTTTTCACCGGCCATTCCCCAGATGAAAGTATAATTACTAGTGCCAGCGCCAGAATGTATGGACCATGGCGGAGATATAACGGCCTGATCATTTTGCATCCAGATATGTCTTGTTTCATCCGGTTGTCCCATAAAGTGACATACAGATTGCTCCTGAGGCACTTCGAAATAAAAATATACTTCCATGCGGCGGTCATGCGTGTGTGCCGGCATCGTGTTCCATACAGAACCCGGCTGAAGCTCTGTCATTCCCATCTGCAGCTGACAAGTTTCCAGCACTGTATTGAGCAACATTTGATTAATGGTACGGTGATTGGCGGTTTCCAAAGTGCCCAGTTCTTTTTTAATGGCTGTTTCTTTAGTTACTTTTTTCGTTGGAAAATTGCGGTGTGCAGGTGTGGAATTCATATAGAATTTAGCAGGTTTTTGAGGATCTTCGCTGCTAAAGAAGATTTCTTTATTTCCTTTTCCTATATACAATGCTTCTTTGTATTCCAGTTCATATACCGTTCCGTCAACTTCTACCGAACCCTTTCCACCAACATTGATAATGCCCAATTCACGGCGACTCAAAAAATACTCTTCTTTCAATAATTCAGGAATTGTATCTAATTTGATTTTTCCGGATACCGGCATGGCACCTCCGGCCATATAGCGGTCATAGTGTGTATATACAAAATGAATTTGATCTGCATCAAAGAGCTTTTCTATCAAAAAGTTTTTTCTTAGACCGGCAGTATCAAGGGTTTTGCTTTCCTGAGGACCGATTGCGTATCTGGATTCAAATATTGTTTTCATATTAGAAAAAAATTAATAGTAATGAGGGGTGAATAAATTTCTAAATTAACGGTTTTAGGCCGGATTGACATATAATTCTACGAAAAGGTTTTCAATCCTTAATTTAAGTAAAATTAAGAACTAAAGGCTAAATACAGGTAAAATATAAAGAGTTGATTATAAGAAGAGTGTTGAGGAATAGTTCGTATTCTAAAACAAAAAGGGGGGTAAGGTTGTTATCTTATTACATTCTCAAAATTTTTTAAATTAAAACAAAGGAGGAAAAAGATGAGTAAATTAACATGGGAAGGCCGTTGGAACGAATTAAAAGGTAAGGTTAAACAGTCGTATGCAGATTTGACAGATGATGATTTGTTATACGAAGAAGGAAAAGCCGATGAACTGTTGGGCCGCATTCAAAAGAAAACTGGAAAAACGAAGGAAGAAGTAGAAAACTGGTTCAACAGTTTGTAATCCTTTAGTTATTGTAATAAGATCGTTAAGCGTTAGCTAATTTAGCTAGCGCTTTCTTTTTTTCTTTCTAAATTAGCAGTATGGTAAAAAAGAAGCCAACCATATTAGTGGTTAACGATGACGGTATAACAGCACCGGGAATAAAGGTGCTTATTGAAGAAATGCAAAAACTGGGACATGTTGTCGTCGTAGCTCCGGACAGCCCGCAATCGGGAATGGGACATGCGATAACTATCGGAAAACCTTTGCGACTGGATAAAGTAAATCTCTATGAAGGAGTAGAAATGTACAAATGTTCCGGTACTCCTGTAGATTGCGTAAAACTGGCTGTAAATAAGATTTTCAAAGGTAAGAAGCCGGATATCTGTGTATCAGGTATCAATCATGGCCTTAATAATTCTATTAATGTCCTGTACTCCGGGACAATGTCGGCTGCGGTTGAAGGGGCTATTGAATCTATTCCTTCTATCGGATTTTCTTTGGATGATTTTACATACGATGCCAACTTTGATCCCTGCAGGCCTTATATATTGAGTATAACCCAACAGGTACTCAACAACGGATTGCCAAAGAACACGTTGTTAAACGTCAATTTTCCGCAAGGGAACGATATTAAAGGAATTAAGATCTGCCGTCAGGCAGGTGCTCGCTGGGTAGAGGAGTTTGATGAACGTGTAGATCCGCACAACCGGGATTATTTCTGGCTTACGGGCAAATTTCAACTGGAAGACCGCGGAGAAGATACAGATGCACATGCTCTCAATCACGGATATGTATCTGTCGTTCCGACACAATATGACATGACCGCACATCATGCCATTCCCGAGTTGAATTCCTGGAGTTTTGATGTTTAATCCGGATCATGCAGAAAAATAACTTTTTAATCGGGATGGCAATCGGCGTCATTGCTCCTTTGGTTGCGTATCTTCTGACGACTTATACCGCTCTGGAGACTATGCTGTCAGCCAATAAGCCCGCTGCACTATATGTTATTGCCGGATTAGTCAACCTGGTTATGCTCCGTTACTTTTATAGAAATGACAAAGAGCAGACGGCCAGGGGTATTATGTTGGTTACATTTGCAGGGACAGTCATATTGATTTATACATTAAAAATATTTGGATAATGAAATTAACATTAGGTTTTTCTCCATGCCCTAATGATACGTTTATCTTCGATGCGCTCATTCACAATAAGATAGATACAGAAGGCTTGAGTTTTGAAGTGGAATACCAGGATGTGGAAACCCTTAACCAAAAAGCTTTTCAGCAGGAACTGGATGTAACTAAGCTGAGTTACCATGCCTTCGCCTATGCGGTAGAAGACTATGAATTACTGGATGCCGGGAGTGCCCTTGGATTTGGTGTCGGCCCTTTGCTGATCACAAAAGATGAAAAATTGGCAGAGCGACTGAAAGAATCTCTGGATACTAAAGGAACATTAAGTGCTGATCTGGCAGATTTGAGAATAGGAATCCCGGGAAAATACACCACTGCAAATTTTCTTTTAGGCCTGGCTTTTCCGCAATTGCAAAATAAACAGGAAGTTGTTTTCTCGGGTATTGAACAGGCTGTGATTGACGGAGACATTGATTTGGGCTTGATTATCCACGAGAATAGATTCACTTATGCAGATAAGGGACTTCATAAAGTAGTTGATCTGGGCGATTTTTGGGAAAAGACGACCGGGTTCCCGATTCCGCTGGGCGGTATTGTGGTCAGGAGAGGGTTGGAGGTTGAAGTGAAACAAAAGCTTAACCGCATATTAAAGAAGAGTGTAGCCTTTGCTTTTGAACATCCAAAATCCGGACTTGACTTTATCCGTTCACATGCACAGGAAATGAGCGAAGAAGTGATGTACAAACATATTGAGCTGTATGTTAATTCCTATTCCAGAGACCTCGGGACAGAGGGCAGAAAGGCTATTGCCTATATGTTTGATAATGCTTTGGCTCTAAAGCTGATCCCTGATACAGATAAGAAATTGTTTCTTTCTTAAAATCAATAAAAAAAAGCCGGTGATTTTGTAAGTTATCATATCTAATAACTAAATTTGCCCGATTAGTGTCAAATTGTCTGCAAAATAGTTTTGGAGTCATTATTGCGAAATGCTATAAATTGAGATAGATAAAAAATTATGTTAAAATTTTTAAGTAAATTATTTGGTAGTAAATCCGAAAGGGATATCAAAGTTATCCAACCCATTGTTACCAAAATTAAAGCTGAATACGAAAAGTTATCCAGTATAACCAATGATGAGCTGCGCTCTAAGACAACAGACTTCAAAAACCGAATTAAAGAATACTTAGCAGATATCGATGAGGAAATAAATGCCCTGAAAACAGAGGCAGATGCGGATGATGTCGATATGATGCATAAAACAGAAATCTATGATAAAATAGATAAGCTGAAAAAGGATCGCGATAAAAAACTGGAAGAAGTGTTGATGGAGATTTTACCCGAAGCATTTGCAGTGGTAAAAGAAACAGCAAGACGTCTTTCCGAAAATGATCAGCTGGAGGTTACGGCTTCTGAGTTTGACAAAGAAATAGCATCCCGCAAACCGAATGTCATTATTGAAGGGGATAAAGCTTTCTGGAAAAATACCTGGATTGCTGCGGGTACAGAAGTGAAATGGAATATGGTTCACTATGATGTACAGTTGATCGGTGGTATTGTATTACATCAGGGTAAAATATCCGAGATGTCTACAGGGGAGGGTAAAACATTAGTAGGAACATTACCTACTTATCTGAATGCCCTTTCAGGACAAGGTGTTCACATCGTTACGGTCAATGATTATCTTGCTCGTCGTGACTCCGAGTGGAATGGCCCGTTATTCGAGTTCCACGGATTGAGTGTAGACTGTATAGACAAGCACCAGCCGAATTCACCTCAACGTCGTAAAGCATATGCTTCTGACATTGTTTACGGTACAAATAACGAATTTGGTTTTGATTACCTGCGTGACAATATGACGCAGACTCCCGATGCACTGGTACAGGGCAAGCTGCACTATGCCATGATCGATGAGGTTGACTCTGTATTAATTGATGATGCCAGAACACCGTTGATTATCTCCGGACCTATTCCGCGTGGGGATGAACATGAGTTCTACCAATTGAAACCACGTATCGAGCGATTGGTAAATGCACAGAAAAACTATATCAACACTGTCCTGAATGATGCTAAAAAAGCAATCAATGCCGGAGATTCGGATGTAGAAGGTGGAGGAATGTCCTTATTACGTGCTTACAGAGGTCTTCCTAAAAATAAAGCTTTAATCAAATTCCTGAGTGAAGGTGGTAACAGACAAATCCTTCAAAAGGTAGAGAACTACTACATGGCGGAGCAAAACCGTCAGATGCCTAAGGTAGATAAGGAATTATTCTTCGTCATTGATGAAAAAAATAATCAGGTAGAGCTGACAGATAAAGGTATCGAACTGATCACAGCATCAGGAGAAGATCCAAGCTTCTTTATTCTTCCGGATGTAGGTACGGAGATTGCTGAAATTGAAAAATCAACGCTTACTACAGAAGAGAAAGTTCATAAAAAAGAAGAATTGTTACGTGACTACGCTGTTAAATCTGAGCGTATTCATTCGATCAACCAGTTATTAAAAGCATACACGTTATTCGAAATCGATGATCAGTATATCGTTGATGACGGAAAAGTGAAAATCGTAGATGAGCAGACAGGTCGTATTATGGAAGGACGTCGTTATTCTGACGGTCTTCATCAGGCGATCGAAGCAAAAGAAAATGTTAAAGTAGAGGATGCTACACAGACATACGCTACGATTACCTTACAGAACTACTTCCGTATGTACCACAAATTGTCTGGTATGACGGGTACAGCATCTACAGAAGCAGGAGAGCTTTGGGAAATCTACAAATTAGATGTTGTAGAAATCCCGACAAACAGAGCAATTCAGCGTGATGACAGAAATGACCTGATCTATCGTACTGCCCGTGAGAAATACAATGCTGTAGCAATGGAGATCCAGAGACTGACAGAAGAAGGCCGCCCGGTACTGGTAGGTACTACTTCGGTCGAGATTTCCGAATTGCTGAGCCGTATGTTGAAGATGAGAGGTATCAAACACAATGTACTGAATGCTAAATTGCACCAGAAAGAGGCAGATATCGTTGCTGAAGCTGGTAAAGCCGGAACAGTGACTATTGCTACAAATATGGCTGGTCGTGGTACGGATATTAAGCTAAGTGAGGATGTCATCAAGGCAGGTGGTCTGGCTATCATCGGTACAGAGCGTCACGAATCACGTCGTGTAGACCGTCAGCTGAGAGGTCGTGCCGGTCGTCAGGGAGATCCGGGTTCTTCTCAGTTCTTCGTTTCTCTGGAAGACAACCTGATGCGTCTGTTTGCTTCTGAGCGTATTTCTAACATCATGGTAAAAATGGGTGTGGAAGAAGGCGAAGAGATGCAACACAGCATGCTGACGAAATCTATCGAACGTGCTCAACGCAAAGTAGAGGAAAATAACTTCGGTATCCGTAAACGTTTACTGGAATACGATGATGTGATGAACTCACAGCGTACAGTTATTTATACTAAACGTAAAAATGCATTATTCGGAGAGCGTCTGGATGTAGATTTGAATAACACTATTTTT
The Sphingobacterium spiritivorum genome window above contains:
- a CDS encoding SDR family oxidoreductase, translated to MSITQMFDLTGKTAIVTGCKRGIGKAIAEALAEAGADIIGVSASLELQDSAVEKSVKAIGRKFSAYQTDFSNRKDLYAFIEKVKAEHPQIDILFNNAGNILRKPVAEHPDEYWDEIIEINQNAQFILTREIGKEMVARGSGKIIFTASLLTFQGGINVPGYAASKGAIGSLVKAFSNEWASKGVNVNAFAPGYIATDNTEALRDDPERSKSILDRIPAGRWGQPEDFKGPAIFLASQASDYVHGTILTVDGGWMGR
- a CDS encoding DUF4861 family protein, producing MKKTFIAAFVALALANSLSAQQKIVVKNPGNHSRHELISIPYSSFTKHFKVDSVFTIVNAADGSEVAHQLEKLGQSSPQNVLVEVNVGKQQELTLTVKPQKASAFQARTYARYVPERKDDFAWENDIAAYRAYGKALEGTSEDAQGFDFWSKRTSELVINEWYKTGDYHADHGKGLDYYSVGQTLGVGDLALFVNGNIKFTKHYRKFEVLDNGPIRSTFKLIFEPQEIEGNTIEISKTISIDAGSQLNKIQVELKNNKKSSTAVVIGLSRRGEEIPAYQFADNSLAYWEPTLADKGTTGTAVLFGKDKITLDTKDPKQFLVHTTIPGNKKFVYYNGAAWDRAGKITTAQEWFDYIKQQQQNISAPLKVTLK
- the kduI gene encoding 5-dehydro-4-deoxy-D-glucuronate isomerase, with translation MKTIFESRYAIGPQESKTLDTAGLRKNFLIEKLFDADQIHFVYTHYDRYMAGGAMPVSGKIKLDTIPELLKEEYFLSRRELGIINVGGKGSVEVDGTVYELEYKEALYIGKGNKEIFFSSEDPQKPAKFYMNSTPAHRNFPTKKVTKETAIKKELGTLETANHRTINQMLLNTVLETCQLQMGMTELQPGSVWNTMPAHTHDRRMEVYFYFEVPQEQSVCHFMGQPDETRHIWMQNDQAVISPPWSIHSGAGTSNYTFIWGMAGENLDYDDMDKVAINDLK
- a CDS encoding CsbD family protein yields the protein MSKLTWEGRWNELKGKVKQSYADLTDDDLLYEEGKADELLGRIQKKTGKTKEEVENWFNSL
- the surE gene encoding 5'/3'-nucleotidase SurE; its protein translation is MVKKKPTILVVNDDGITAPGIKVLIEEMQKLGHVVVVAPDSPQSGMGHAITIGKPLRLDKVNLYEGVEMYKCSGTPVDCVKLAVNKIFKGKKPDICVSGINHGLNNSINVLYSGTMSAAVEGAIESIPSIGFSLDDFTYDANFDPCRPYILSITQQVLNNGLPKNTLLNVNFPQGNDIKGIKICRQAGARWVEEFDERVDPHNRDYFWLTGKFQLEDRGEDTDAHALNHGYVSVVPTQYDMTAHHAIPELNSWSFDV
- a CDS encoding menaquinone biosynthesis family protein; protein product: MKLTLGFSPCPNDTFIFDALIHNKIDTEGLSFEVEYQDVETLNQKAFQQELDVTKLSYHAFAYAVEDYELLDAGSALGFGVGPLLITKDEKLAERLKESLDTKGTLSADLADLRIGIPGKYTTANFLLGLAFPQLQNKQEVVFSGIEQAVIDGDIDLGLIIHENRFTYADKGLHKVVDLGDFWEKTTGFPIPLGGIVVRRGLEVEVKQKLNRILKKSVAFAFEHPKSGLDFIRSHAQEMSEEVMYKHIELYVNSYSRDLGTEGRKAIAYMFDNALALKLIPDTDKKLFLS
- the secA gene encoding preprotein translocase subunit SecA produces the protein MLKFLSKLFGSKSERDIKVIQPIVTKIKAEYEKLSSITNDELRSKTTDFKNRIKEYLADIDEEINALKTEADADDVDMMHKTEIYDKIDKLKKDRDKKLEEVLMEILPEAFAVVKETARRLSENDQLEVTASEFDKEIASRKPNVIIEGDKAFWKNTWIAAGTEVKWNMVHYDVQLIGGIVLHQGKISEMSTGEGKTLVGTLPTYLNALSGQGVHIVTVNDYLARRDSEWNGPLFEFHGLSVDCIDKHQPNSPQRRKAYASDIVYGTNNEFGFDYLRDNMTQTPDALVQGKLHYAMIDEVDSVLIDDARTPLIISGPIPRGDEHEFYQLKPRIERLVNAQKNYINTVLNDAKKAINAGDSDVEGGGMSLLRAYRGLPKNKALIKFLSEGGNRQILQKVENYYMAEQNRQMPKVDKELFFVIDEKNNQVELTDKGIELITASGEDPSFFILPDVGTEIAEIEKSTLTTEEKVHKKEELLRDYAVKSERIHSINQLLKAYTLFEIDDQYIVDDGKVKIVDEQTGRIMEGRRYSDGLHQAIEAKENVKVEDATQTYATITLQNYFRMYHKLSGMTGTASTEAGELWEIYKLDVVEIPTNRAIQRDDRNDLIYRTAREKYNAVAMEIQRLTEEGRPVLVGTTSVEISELLSRMLKMRGIKHNVLNAKLHQKEADIVAEAGKAGTVTIATNMAGRGTDIKLSEDVIKAGGLAIIGTERHESRRVDRQLRGRAGRQGDPGSSQFFVSLEDNLMRLFASERISNIMVKMGVEEGEEMQHSMLTKSIERAQRKVEENNFGIRKRLLEYDDVMNSQRTVIYTKRKNALFGERLDVDLNNTIFDVVEDIVAEAKEGGSFEEFQLEVIRLFALDPEVTAEEFAQSNITTLTDRLFDQVINHYHNKAVQIGTQTLPVLANVFAERGNVIENVVVPFTDGIRGIQVATNLKKAIETNGREVFKSFEKGIVLALIDEAWKEHLREMDDLKQSVQNAVYEQKDPIIIYKMEAYSLFKSMLASMNKEIVSFLFKGEIPGQTQEVAEARPIPAQPARVVASKAELTSPTGVSDEDVQDTRENVVTQPIRKEATVGRNDDCPCGSGKKYKNCHGKNS